A section of the Alligator mississippiensis isolate rAllMis1 chromosome 8, rAllMis1, whole genome shotgun sequence genome encodes:
- the LOC102560147 gene encoding ras-like protein family member 11A-like, with protein MRLISQNTMSQYSANFILLPIPEYPVLDSVPNKIIKLVVLGGSNVGKTALVVRFLTKRFIGDYEPNTGALYSRKFTIDGEQISLQVQDTPFVSLEDDNDNICCQEQINRSIYWADGFVFVYSITDYNSYRLIRPLYQHIRKIHPNANIPLLLMANKGDLLRARQVSSKEGLQMASELGGTYSEVSARENYEGVQEAFQHLCQELSRMIGSCNGEKRRGLHLIRPKSPNMQDLKRRLKQALTSKGKSATTL; from the exons ATGCGTCTCATCTCTCAGAATACTATGTCACAGTATTCTGCTAACTTCATTTTGCTTCCCATACCAGAGTATCCTGTTTTGGACAGTGTGCCCAACAAAATCATCAAGCTTGTTGTACTGGGTGGCAGCAACGTTGGCAAGACAG CCCTGGTGGTGCGCTTTCTCACTAAAAGATTTATTGGAGACTACGAGCCCAATACTG GAGCCTTGTATTCAAGAAAATTCACCATAGACGGAGAGCAGATCTCCTTACAGGTGCAGGATACCCCTTTTGTCTCACTGGAG GATGACAATGACAACATCTGCTGCCAGGAGCAAATAAACCGCTCAATCTACTGGGCAGACGGCTTCGTGTTTGTATACTCCATCACGGACTACAACAGCTACCGGCTCATCCGGCCCTTGTACCAGCACATCCGCAAGATCCACCCCAATGCCAACATTCCCCTGCTTCTGATGGCAAACAAAGGGGACCTGTTGCGAGCTAGGCAGGTGTCCTCCAAAGAAGGCCTCCAGATGGCCAGCGAGCTGGGGGGCACTTACAGTGAGGTGTCTGCCCGGGAGAACTATGAGGGAGTGCAGGAGGCCTTCCAGCATCTTTGCCAGGAGCTCAGCAGGATGATTGGGAGCTGCAATGGGGAGAAACGAAGAGGGCTCCACCTCATCCGACCCAAGTCTCCAAACATGCAGGACTTAAAGAGACGTTTGAAGCAGGCTCTCACTTCCAAAGGGAAATCTGCCACCACCCTTTGA